In Aerosakkonema funiforme FACHB-1375, one genomic interval encodes:
- a CDS encoding VOC family protein — protein MNEVLFHLAFPVTDITQTKAFYADGLGCEIGRETPNSVILNLYGHQIVAHVAKEAVTPQKGIYPRHFGLVFTSEADWEALLERAKQKNLSFYQEAKRRFAGLPTEHRTFFLEDPFHNLLEFKYYCHASAIFGDREYAQVGDTV, from the coding sequence ATGAACGAAGTTTTATTTCATCTTGCCTTTCCCGTCACCGATATTACCCAAACAAAAGCATTCTACGCTGATGGTTTGGGTTGCGAAATCGGTCGCGAAACGCCAAATTCGGTAATTCTTAACCTTTACGGGCATCAAATCGTTGCCCACGTCGCGAAAGAAGCTGTGACTCCTCAAAAAGGCATATATCCCAGACATTTTGGATTGGTTTTCACTTCCGAAGCGGACTGGGAAGCGCTGCTAGAAAGGGCGAAACAGAAAAACTTATCCTTTTATCAAGAGGCTAAACGCCGATTTGCCGGTTTACCTACCGAACATCGCACCTTCTTTTTAGAAGATCCGTTCCACAACTTGCTGGAGTTTAAATATTATTGTCATGCGTCGGCGATTTTTGGCGATCGGGAGTACGCACAGGTGGGCGATACTGTCTGA